A window of the Mucilaginibacter sp. cycad4 genome harbors these coding sequences:
- a CDS encoding ABC transporter permease, with amino-acid sequence MAEITPAKRTWRVFKRNKIAVAGLAFILLTMLVAILGYLIMPDDTPLANNMIIQLSIKKPGSTYMMLKLRKAEAVDTVNVFARMLYGQPSFYKEIPITGYHFVKDSIYVNGYIGDEDKPEKKAFNIFEVMTGQKPVYKNGQVTFNYNGQVVVRVANAGVYQRFWAKVYEENIGFKTFWLGTDGYGRDMLSRLLLGTRISLAVGLMSVIISMLLGITVGAIAGYFGGWVDASLSWLMNILWALPALLLVIAISFALGKGLWQIFIAVGLSMWVEVARLVRGQVMGLKQVEYIEAARALGFSNRRIIAKHILPNITGPILVLASSNFASAILLEAGLSFLGFGAQPPMPTWGGMIKEHYGYIVMDSAFLAIIPGMAIMLLVYAFNLVTVGLRDAFDIKSQSTRI; translated from the coding sequence TTGGCCGAAATTACACCAGCAAAACGCACCTGGCGTGTTTTTAAGCGCAATAAAATTGCTGTAGCCGGGCTGGCATTTATCCTGCTTACCATGCTTGTTGCCATACTGGGTTATCTCATCATGCCCGATGATACCCCCCTGGCCAATAACATGATCATACAGCTCAGTATAAAAAAGCCGGGCTCAACCTATATGATGTTAAAACTCCGGAAAGCGGAAGCTGTGGATACTGTAAATGTATTTGCCAGAATGCTGTACGGCCAGCCATCGTTTTATAAAGAAATCCCAATAACCGGCTATCACTTTGTTAAGGATTCCATTTATGTTAACGGGTATATTGGCGATGAGGACAAGCCCGAAAAAAAAGCATTCAATATTTTCGAGGTGATGACCGGGCAAAAGCCAGTTTATAAAAACGGGCAGGTTACATTTAATTATAACGGACAGGTAGTTGTAAGAGTGGCCAATGCTGGTGTTTACCAAAGATTTTGGGCAAAGGTTTACGAAGAGAACATCGGCTTTAAAACTTTTTGGCTTGGTACTGACGGTTATGGCCGCGATATGCTAAGCCGCCTGCTCCTGGGCACACGAATTTCGCTTGCTGTTGGTTTAATGTCGGTTATCATCAGCATGTTACTCGGGATTACAGTGGGTGCCATAGCGGGTTACTTTGGGGGATGGGTTGATGCATCATTAAGCTGGCTGATGAATATTTTATGGGCGCTGCCTGCCCTGTTGCTGGTGATAGCCATATCATTTGCGTTAGGTAAAGGCTTGTGGCAGATATTTATAGCGGTTGGTCTTTCCATGTGGGTTGAGGTGGCGCGCCTGGTGCGCGGGCAGGTAATGGGCCTTAAACAGGTGGAGTACATTGAGGCCGCAAGGGCACTGGGTTTTAGTAACAGGCGCATTATAGCCAAACACATTTTGCCCAATATAACCGGGCCTATACTGGTGCTGGCATCATCAAACTTTGCATCAGCTATACTTTTAGAGGCGGGGCTTAGTTTTTTGGGCTTTGGCGCACAGCCACCTATGCCAACCTGGGGCGGCATGATCAAAGAGCATTATGGGTATATTGTTATGGATTCGGCTTTTTTGGCTATCATTCCGGGTATGGCCATTATGCTGCTGGTTTATGCTTTTAACCTGGTTACCGTTGGCTTGCGCGATGCCTTTGATATAAAATCACAAAGTACTCGTATTTAA
- a CDS encoding glycosyltransferase, which translates to MTALISIISLFSIGLYVLLLIYLRIGWAKVTIPPVVAQTFSTKVTVLIAARNEEEKIHLTIEDILAQDYPKHLVEIIIVDDHSTDNTAAIIGSYAAQGVKLLQLRLGETLNSYKKKAIAEAIKLSTGELMVATDADCRMGNQWLRTIVGFYEQHNLVMISSPVTYFQEQSVFERMQTLDFSSLIGMGGSFLGHGFAATCNGANFAYRKDVFYEVGGFTGIDDLASGDDELLLHKVGERYPGRIGFLKRREAIVYTHAKPNLKEFMQQRRRWASKSTKYKNKKMVAFALSIWLCNFMLLLTAVLGIFDICFLKLFLLTIGIKYAIDLLYMTPIMNFLKRRELLLYVSFVLPLNVIYFVIIGFLGKNKKYAWKGRIVR; encoded by the coding sequence TTGCTGATCTATCTCCGGATAGGCTGGGCAAAGGTCACTATCCCTCCTGTTGTTGCCCAAACATTTAGCACCAAAGTTACTGTACTTATTGCGGCCCGTAATGAGGAAGAAAAGATCCACCTTACCATTGAAGATATTTTGGCCCAGGATTATCCCAAACACCTGGTGGAGATCATCATTGTTGATGATCATTCAACAGATAATACTGCAGCCATCATCGGCAGTTATGCGGCACAGGGCGTAAAGCTGCTGCAGCTCAGGCTTGGCGAAACACTTAACTCCTATAAAAAGAAAGCGATAGCCGAAGCCATTAAACTTTCAACAGGCGAGTTAATGGTGGCAACAGATGCTGATTGCCGTATGGGTAATCAATGGCTGCGTACTATTGTTGGCTTTTATGAACAGCATAACCTGGTGATGATTTCATCGCCGGTGACTTATTTCCAGGAGCAATCGGTATTTGAGCGCATGCAAACACTTGATTTTTCATCGCTTATTGGTATGGGAGGCTCTTTTTTAGGTCATGGCTTTGCTGCCACCTGTAACGGGGCAAATTTTGCTTACCGTAAAGACGTATTTTATGAGGTTGGCGGTTTTACCGGCATCGATGACCTGGCTTCGGGCGATGATGAGCTTTTATTGCACAAGGTTGGGGAGCGTTATCCCGGCAGGATAGGCTTTTTAAAACGGCGCGAAGCAATTGTATATACCCACGCAAAGCCTAATTTAAAAGAGTTTATGCAGCAAAGGCGCCGCTGGGCATCAAAATCAACCAAGTACAAAAATAAAAAGATGGTGGCCTTTGCGCTCAGTATCTGGCTGTGCAATTTTATGCTGCTGCTAACAGCTGTGCTGGGTATTTTCGATATCTGTTTCCTGAAATTGTTTTTGCTTACCATCGGAATTAAATATGCGATAGACCTGTTATACATGACACCGATCATGAACTTTTTAAAACGGCGCGAACTGCTGCTGTACGTAAGCTTTGTTTTGCCGCTTAATGTCATTTATTTTGTTATTATCGGTTTTTTAGGAAAAAACAAGAAGTATGCCTGGAAGGGCAGGATCGTTAGGTAA